A section of the Agrococcus sp. SGAir0287 genome encodes:
- the gmk gene encoding guanylate kinase — MTLDPALGAEAALRARRARAEVKRAIHARERTALEVAEHAWEHPGSVEAGMRVTELVDAIPGIGRHRMGRVLERLEISPRKRVGGLGSRQRERLREWLDVDPAPARLIVLAGPTAVGKGTVAQHVRDHYPWIRHSVSWTTRAPRPGEIDGVHYTFVSDAEFDEALAEDAFLEWAKVHNSHRYGTPRAQVQAVLDTGDSVLLEIDLQGARQIRERMPEALLVFLAPPSWDELVRRLVGRGTEDAEERDRRLATAEVELASQDEFDAVVVNRDVAEAAAEVVALIGR, encoded by the coding sequence ATGACGCTCGATCCCGCGCTCGGGGCGGAGGCCGCCCTCCGCGCACGCCGCGCCCGCGCCGAGGTGAAGCGCGCCATCCACGCCCGCGAGCGCACGGCGCTCGAGGTCGCCGAGCACGCGTGGGAGCACCCCGGCTCCGTCGAGGCCGGCATGCGCGTGACGGAGCTCGTCGACGCCATCCCCGGCATCGGCCGGCACCGCATGGGGCGCGTGCTCGAGCGCCTCGAGATCTCGCCGCGCAAGCGCGTGGGCGGCCTCGGCTCGCGGCAGCGCGAGCGCCTGCGCGAGTGGCTCGACGTCGACCCGGCCCCCGCGAGGCTCATCGTGCTCGCGGGTCCGACCGCCGTCGGCAAGGGCACCGTGGCGCAGCACGTGCGCGACCACTACCCGTGGATCCGCCACTCGGTGTCGTGGACGACGCGCGCGCCGCGCCCGGGCGAGATCGACGGCGTGCACTACACGTTCGTCTCGGACGCCGAGTTCGACGAGGCCCTCGCCGAGGACGCGTTCCTCGAGTGGGCGAAGGTGCACAACTCCCACCGCTACGGCACGCCGCGCGCGCAGGTGCAGGCCGTGCTCGACACCGGCGACTCCGTGCTGCTCGAGATCGACCTGCAGGGCGCGCGGCAGATCCGCGAGCGCATGCCCGAGGCGCTGCTCGTCTTCCTCGCGCCGCCGTCGTGGGACGAGCTCGTGCGCCGGCTCGTCGGACGCGGCACGGAGGACGCCGAGGAGCGCGACCGCCGCCTCGCGACCGCCGAGGTCGAGCTCGCGAGCCAGGACGAGTTCGACGCCGTCGTCGTGAACCGCGACGTGGCCGAGGCCGCCGCCGAGGTCGTCGCGCTCATCGGGCGCTAG
- the coaBC gene encoding bifunctional phosphopantothenoylcysteine decarboxylase/phosphopantothenate--cysteine ligase CoaBC yields the protein MRVVVGVAGGIAAYKAAHAIRRLVRDGHDVHVVPTAAAVRFVGIPTFEALSRNPVTTDLFDDVAEVRHVALGQSADLVVVLPATASTIARIAHGIADDLLGTTILASEAPLVLAPAMHTEMWRNPATQANVATLRERGVTIVGPADGPLTGPDSGPGRMVEPDDVVEAAYAVVAPARDLAGMRIAISAGGTREPIDPVRFLGNRSSGAHGVALAARAAARGADVTLVGANLQVPAPTGVRLVEVSTTAQLRDAMLLASRDAHATIMAAAVADYRVAEVSDAKLKKEAWGAEPTLRLTQNPDVLAELSARAPRGVVVGFAAETEPDADERRAIAQAKLARKGCDLLVLNQVGVDLGFGDVDTAVEILDASGVVATAAGAKASVADAILDTVRSTLQEHA from the coding sequence GTGCGCGTCGTCGTCGGCGTCGCCGGCGGGATCGCGGCCTACAAGGCCGCCCACGCGATCCGGCGACTCGTGAGGGACGGGCACGACGTCCACGTCGTGCCCACGGCTGCAGCCGTGCGGTTCGTCGGGATCCCGACCTTCGAGGCGCTCAGCCGCAACCCGGTGACGACCGACCTCTTCGACGACGTCGCCGAGGTGCGGCACGTCGCCCTCGGGCAGTCCGCCGACCTCGTCGTGGTGCTGCCCGCGACGGCGTCGACGATCGCGCGCATCGCGCACGGCATCGCCGACGACCTCCTCGGCACGACGATCCTCGCCTCCGAGGCGCCGCTCGTCCTCGCGCCCGCGATGCACACCGAGATGTGGCGCAATCCGGCGACGCAGGCGAACGTGGCCACGCTGCGCGAGCGCGGCGTCACGATCGTCGGCCCGGCGGACGGACCGCTCACGGGTCCGGACTCCGGCCCGGGCCGCATGGTCGAGCCCGACGACGTCGTCGAGGCGGCCTACGCGGTCGTCGCCCCGGCGCGCGACCTCGCCGGCATGCGCATCGCGATCAGCGCGGGCGGCACCCGCGAGCCGATCGATCCCGTGCGATTCCTCGGCAACCGCTCGTCGGGTGCGCATGGCGTGGCGCTCGCCGCACGCGCCGCGGCGCGTGGCGCGGACGTGACCCTCGTGGGCGCGAACCTGCAGGTGCCCGCACCGACCGGCGTGCGCCTCGTCGAGGTCTCGACGACGGCGCAGCTGCGCGACGCGATGCTGCTGGCGAGCCGCGACGCGCACGCCACGATCATGGCGGCCGCCGTCGCCGACTACCGCGTCGCCGAGGTCAGCGACGCGAAGCTGAAGAAGGAGGCGTGGGGCGCGGAGCCCACGCTCCGCCTGACGCAGAACCCCGACGTGCTCGCCGAGCTCTCGGCGCGCGCGCCGCGCGGCGTCGTCGTGGGGTTCGCCGCCGAGACGGAGCCGGATGCCGACGAGCGCCGTGCGATCGCGCAGGCGAAGCTCGCGCGCAAGGGCTGCGACCTGCTCGTGCTGAACCAGGTCGGCGTGGACCTGGGCTTCGGCGACGTCGACACCGCGGTCGAGATCCTCGACGCCTCGGGCGTCGTCGCGACGGCCGCCGGCGCCAAGGCGTCGGTGGCCGATGCCATCCTCGACACCGTCCGATCCACCCTGCAGGAGCACGCATGA
- the rpoZ gene encoding DNA-directed RNA polymerase subunit omega has translation MADKGIINPPIDDLLSKVDSKYQLVIFAAKRARQINDYYTDLHEGSMFDNVGPLVDSTLEDKPLSVALHEIHEDKLLLKPAQPSA, from the coding sequence ATGGCCGACAAGGGCATCATCAACCCGCCGATCGACGACCTGCTGTCGAAGGTCGACTCGAAGTACCAGCTCGTGATCTTCGCCGCCAAGCGCGCGCGCCAGATCAACGACTACTACACCGACCTCCACGAGGGCAGCATGTTCGACAACGTCGGGCCGCTCGTCGACTCGACGCTCGAGGACAAGCCGCTGTCGGTGGCGCTCCACGAGATCCACGAGGACAAGCTCCTCCTCAAGCCCGCGCAGCCCTCGGCGTAG